Proteins encoded in a region of the Phoenix dactylifera cultivar Barhee BC4 chromosome 3, palm_55x_up_171113_PBpolish2nd_filt_p, whole genome shotgun sequence genome:
- the LOC103716537 gene encoding protein yippee-like, with translation MGRLFLIHLEGKIYSCKHCQTHLALWNDIISKSFHCRHGKAYLFNKVVNVTVGLKEERAMMTGMHTVSDIFCVGCGSIVGWKYEAAHEKSQKYKEGKFILERFKVSGPDGSHYWMSHDPHVGGSDADDA, from the exons atgGGGCGGCTGTTCCTGATACATCTGGAGGGGAAGATCTACAGTTGCAAGCACTGCCAGACCCATCTCGCCCTGTGGAACGACATCATCTCCAAG TCGTTCCATTGCAGGCATGGGAAGGCTTATCTCTTCAATAAGGT AGTGAATGTGACGGTTGGACTGAAAGAGGAGCGCGCGATGATGACGGGAATGCACACTGTATCTGACATATTTTGTGTTGGTTGTGGATCTATTGTGGGATGGAAATAT GAGGCTGCCCATGAAAAGAGCCAGAAGTACAAGGAAGGAAAATTTATCCTCGAGAG GTTTAAAGTTTCGGGCCCTGATGGAAGTCACTACTGGATGAGCCATGATCCTCATGTAGGTGGGAGTGATGCTGATGACGCGTGA
- the LOC120110325 gene encoding high mobility group B protein 1-like, with translation MKGGKGKGATKKETREVLKLADDRKVGKRKAAIKADKSSKRQAKKEKKAEKDPNKPKRPPSAFFVFLEEFRKQYKQEHPNVKAVSVVGKAGGEKWKSLSDAEKAPYEAKAAKRKSEYEKQMSAYNKKQESATDDGDEESDRSKSEVNNEDEEESGEEEEDEDED, from the exons ATGAAGGGAGGAAAGGGAAAAGGGGCAACAAAGAAGGAAACTAGGGAAGTACTGAAGCTAGCTGATGACAG GAAGGTTGGGAAACGCAAGGCTGCTATTAAGGCAGATAAGAGTAGCAAAAGACAGgccaagaaggaaaaaaaggctGAAAAAGATCCTAACAAACCAAAGAGGCCTCCTAGTGCTTTCTTTGTTTTCCT TGAAGAGTTCAGGAAACAATACAAGCAGGAACATCCCAATGTGAAGGCTGTCTCAGTT GTTGGTAAAGCTGGAGGAGAGAAGTGGAAATCATTGTCTGATGCT GAGAAAGCTCCATATGAAGCCAAAGCTGCAAAAAGGAAGAGTGAATACGAAAAGCAAATGTCTGCCTACAACAAGAAACAA GAAAGTGCGACTGATGACGGTGATGAGGAATCTGATAGGTCAAAGTCTGAAGTCAATAATGAGGATGAAGAGGAAAGTGGAGAG gaggaggaagatgaGGATGAGGATTGA